The following DNA comes from Lemur catta isolate mLemCat1 chromosome 19, mLemCat1.pri, whole genome shotgun sequence.
TCAAACAGTATAAAGATTTAAAGGTCAACAAAGATATAGCAGGAGTGATTGTGCCATGagtaacagtgaaataaaatgaacctTCATCGTTTTCAGTATTCTCTTCTTTCTCAACTTCCAGAACTTCTGCTCCTGGAATATAATCTTTAGCATCCAATTCTCCATATTCTTGTACTCTTGCTTCTATGGAGGCCTCTGTAGGCTTACCCTAAAGGACAAGAAATGGCTTATAATAAAGTGCTTGGATTGCAGAATATTAATCCTGAAAGTTATCTTCTAGGATTTTGAATTCAGAAAGGAACACCTTAAAAAACAGAGGTGATCAAGAGACAAAAATAGTCTGCTTACGTTTCAGATCAGAGTGAAATCCACCAGCCAGTAATCTGTCCaatattttctcacttttgaGCCAGATCAAGAAACTTACAATTATTAGAGAATAACtgctccaattttttttttttttgagacagggtttcactgttgcccaggctagagtgtaatggTATCaccaaagctcactgcaacctcaaactcctggactcaagtgatcctcctgcctcagccccccaactAGATGGGATTACAGCCATGTGCCAGCACACTTgcctaatttttgtattttttgtagaggcagggtcttgctctttcttaggctggtctccaactcctgacctcaagcaatcctcccgcttcagcatcccagagtgctaggattacaaacgtgAGCCATCATGCAGGGCCTGctccaattttttaaagtttcaaaaatacaATCTCTGTTACATGCATGCATCTTCCTCCCTACCAACTTGAAAGAGGTAGTATCTGGCTTGGGAGTAGCCTGTCCACAATACTGGCATCAGGTACTAACTGATCTTTCAGATTCCAATCTTTTAACAATGTCAAAGGCTTTCAATTGAAATAGTCTGATAGGCTTTTAAGACTCAAGTCACCATTAAAGAAATTGTGCCAACTACAAAATATTTAGGGACATGGTATTCAATGAATTGTATTCTAAGCTTAAACAATACAACCACATACATCATTAGTACTCATGACGGAAGCATCacaaatactaaaatttaaattgtagGCAATTACTCTCACCTTTTGAGACCATAACCTTCAGACCAAAATTCGCATGCTTAACCTACCCGGAATTTCTTCTGCAGCATCTGAGGATTCAGTGTCCTGAAGAGCTGAATCAAAGTTCTAGCAGACATCAgtacatctgtaaaataataccTTTAATTAGATATTCTAGAGCAAAGAGTACATAGGGAGGTAAAAATGAGTCATATCGTACTCTTTGATCTATAGAGAGTGACATGTGACTTACTCTTATCTTTGTGTGTTTTATACTGAGCCAGGTCTTGAAGAAGTTCTTCAGTCATGGCTAGAGGACATCGAGCTGTTATCTCTTTTATAGCATTGATtctagagaaggaaaaataaattaaaaaaaagccaaaacagcTATTTTGTGTGGTTCATCTTAAGAAAGTTTCCTAAAAAAGTTAAATCAAAAGGAATATAAATTGAGTTTTATTTGGCTTAGGTCTGGCATGGTAGAAAATGTAAGGGTGGGCAGCCTTTGAGGGCTTTTATGCCAGACAGTTACTGTCACTTCCTCTACTAGTGGAACAcggaacagtgtctggcacagttAATCATGACAGCATTTACCTGCCAACTCTAAGGAGAGAAGGGACTAAGTCAAATAAGAAAGGTTAAAGGTCTTTAAGGCTGTTATCCCAGCAATATTTTCCAAAGGATATAAAAAGCAACTGTTCAGCTTATCACTTACTTATCAGGACAGATTAGACAATCTTTAAACCTGCACTTAACACTTATTAAGTgtttttgaattaattaaaatggcCAAATGAACTGCCCTAGAATACAAGAGTGATCCAATAATAAATCATTTGTTCCAGGGAGCTATACaatttgaatgtcccctccacgACTCATCTTGAAATTGAACTGCCACTGTAATACTCTGTAATAGCATTAAGAAGCAAGTCTGTTAAAAGGCAATTAGGCAGGTGATTGTTGCAGGAACGGGTTCGTTATCtcgagagtgggttgttataaaaacGAGTCTGGCCCTCTCTTGCTCTCaagctctcttgcccttctgccttctgcagcAAGGAAGCCCTCAGCAGATGCCAAGCAGATGCCCttgaatttcccagcctccagaactatgagccaaataaatctcttttctttatcaattgCCCAGTGTgctattctgttatggcagcacaaGGTGGACTAAGACACAGGGTAAGACAAGAGATGCAAGAAAAACACTTAGACTGCTATACAGTCATTCATTTCTAGAAAAAGTgaaactagtaaaaaaaaaaaaatgctgattagAAGGACAGGTGTCTTTTCTCTCGCTCCCTCCTCAAAATTCTgaccaataaaaaaattaccaagcCTCCTGAGAAGattgaagaatatttaaaactgCTTTTCTAGAGGAGATAGTGCCAGCTAAAAATCTTATATCTTGGTAACGCAGAGCAAACCTGATCCGTTAAAGACATCTGCCTCCAACCGTGTTCTACATACCCTACTGTCATGACTTCCCCAGAGTTCTTGTCGGTAACAAAATTGTTGGCCACAGTCATGAGCAATGATTGAATGATCTGAATTGGGAGCAAAAGAAGAGATGAGTGCTAGTAAAATGTCTGTACCTGCTAAACACCTGAGGATGCAAGGACAATAGATTATTCACAGTGGAAAAACAGCCCTCTACCTGCAGTTTGGGAGTTGGAAGGAATCAAGGGTGAAAATACTCCACTTAGGAGTTTGTGTTCTTGGCTATCCTCAGACTCAATTTTACTCtcctttaacattattttaaaatatagatgaaaaaaactgCTTTGACACAGGACAGTCCAACGGTGTTTTAATTAAGGAAAGGAACTACAagctttgaaaaataatcacTACAAACTTACTAATATTCTTGACTTCCCCTAATCATAAAATTTGGTTATTAAACAAAATCAGAATTCTCAACAACCTGTCCAAAAGAAACTTCACTTTCAGTGAGCCGTACGACTGAAGTTCTGTGTATATATCCTTAAGACTTAGTGTTTCTTCCACTCACTTaaaggtggggttggggggcaagAAACTCCTGTGGGAAAAGTGACTCCGACCCACCGAACAGTAACACTACTACCCATGCACTAGATCCAGAAGTCAGGATAAGAGTTCTCACCTCTGGGGGTACTAGGTGATGAGATGCTTGTGCAGCAAACAGAAGAATCTTTGTTACTTCTGAAAACATGAGAGCAGAAAAGTCACAGTCAGTTTATTGCCCTGCCTCTCAGGACCACAGCAAACATGGCAAGCACGTTCTGCCCTTAACGCTATTGCTGTCTATTCCGTCTggcacccccaacccccagatATCTGCATGGCTCACCCCCTTGTTTTCTTCAGGTCCCTGCTCAATTGCTGTCTTATCAACAGGTCACACAATCTACAAGAGAACCCCCCTAACACTCCCTATTATCCTTACCTTGCATCCTTTTTCTTCAAAACACTTATCTTTACCTGGATATGTTACAGAGAGAATTGTGTCTccctctagaatgtaagctctacgAGGGGAAGGACTTTGCTTTTATGTTCACTGTTCAATTCTTAGTGTCTAATGCTGTGCCTGGcataaaagtaattaaataaatacttgttgaatgaatagatgaataaatacaaatatagacATAGACACACACTCTCCCTTCAAAGGGGCAGCATAGTGTAAGGAACAGGTCCTTGGCAAAAGAAAGAAGTGAGGTGAATCCTGATTTGCCATTTATTTGCTGAGGGACCCTGGTGGGGTTTTTTTCCGTTTCTTTCTACGCCTCACAGGACCGATGTGAGGACTAGATTGGATGATGTATGTAAAGCGCTTAGCATAGTGCTTGGCTCATgttagatgctcaataaatgctggtttCCTTTCTACTCTGGTTCAAGTTCAAAGGCAGTAACAACCATCTCTTCTTACCggcttttttgctgtttttaattgAGAATACACATGAGGTCAATGAGAACAGTATGATAAAATCCTGCTATCTATTACAAAGATAGAGTAAAAggtcaaatttcttttttagaattttccatGAGTATTTATGGTATTACAAAAAAATTTGCTGTGAGAAACCaatctgttgttgtttttttcaaaaacaatggtTTCTTAAGGCTGAGGAGCAGAACAACTAAGGCATGGCCACGGCAGACCCTAGAAAGAAAACGTAAGGGCTTCTCTCCCCTTCTGTGATATAGAATACTTGCACTCCTAACTCTGCCTTTGATGATTCCAGAACAAAAGACTCTGAATGTTTATCCTATTGCGAAAGCCAACAAAGAATCATGGCAAGTGGGTGGCTCACCTCTTTGGTGGGGCTGCAGAAACCTCTGCACAAAGGGATAGAAGTTGAAGAGGAAAAGCTGTAGAGAGAACACCGACTTTAATACTGACACAACCGACGCTGTGGAGTTTCACTGCTCCACGATGCAACTGTATCACTCAGATCAACTAATTGAGaatcatttttcacttttgttttttctcagtaACCAATCATGTCCTAGGATGACTCAATATGCTATATTAAGCAAGGAAAGGTACTCTTTCTCAAATGAGGCTGTGCTGCCATCCTTAAGGAGGAAGAAAGTGTACGCAGAATTAACTAAGGGAAGAAGAGGTAAACAAAATATAACATTCTTCTACTCTAAAAATTGGTGTGGCTGCAGAACTGATTTCTTAGTGTTCTAAGAGAGAGACAGGATTATAGGAAGGAATGGCACTGATATCCAGGCTCCAAAGCAAGGGACAAAACAGTAAATCAAATCTCCATACTACATACTACAATTTATTCACTAAAAAACCCACTTCTGGTTTTATTATTGTACACCAGTCCAACCACATAAAGGAATTACTCTGTGCAccatatttttttgtgtgtgcgtgctccatattttaaagagaaaacactAATACTCTGGAGACTACCTAGATAAAGTTGACCAGGACCCAGTTATTAAAGAAACAGGTAATGTTTTAActcaaagaagagaaattttGGAGATGgactgttttgttgtttttttttttttttcaattttcatcaAGTGGGAATAAATTGAAATGTAGTCAGTAAAATGTTAACAGGTTTTTCTTAGAGAAAGGCAACAAGTACTTTCATTCGTGTGTGCTGTCATTTTtgacagagacagggtctcactctgttgcccaggctggagtgcatggtgcaatcatggctcactgcctcttggactcctaggctcaagcgatcctcctgctttagcttcCAGAGTAGGGTATGGCGAGCACGtgtcaccatgcttggctaatttttcttattttctgtagagacgggcTCTCCCTATGTTAcccaaactggtctcaaactcctggcctcaagcaaccctcctgtctcagcctcccaaagtgctgggattatcgGCATTAGTCACAGTGCCCAGCCTcttgttttacctttttatttgaaaaaattctttaaggAAAACAACATATTCACTGATGTCCACAGCAGCACATTATAAGATCAAGATGATAAGAGAAAAACCTCAGTGGTTATTTCTTAATGGCCTAAATTTGGGGGCATCTCTTTTTCTACAATGGCATCTAGTCTAAGAGTATATGTGAAGTTCCCATACGTATACACATATATGCCATCGAGGAGCTCTTGCAATCTaagttaacacattaactgccacgtgagttgtatttaactcatgctagttttgagccctgggcctcctgaagcatatgtaactcacatatcTCTTCACTTGGGAGCCgagagaactatttttcaagctgcatataactcatgcacaaaaaacaataaaaagtaacaaatgtttcattaaattagaaaggatcgttttgttttcgaagtttttattctgttttcatagtaaacaccatggccccaagaaaaaaaatttttctctggtgtggcagtcaataggttaatataaaataaagaaccaGAAAATTCAGCTTTGCAAACATGACAATTTCCTACTGGAGGGATTTGGAAGTCAGGAAAGCCAAGAAGggttaaagaaacagaaagacgTAATAACGGTCAATAAAAATATGTACCTTATGTTGGCTCAGGAAAATGTCTATgtgaaacaaaatcaataaaaagaaagcagaaaagcagAACACAAAATAGTCTGTCCATAAACTGAATATACGTACAAACTGACATACttatttcaaggaaaacaaagtaaTATAAGCTGCTATTTTCAGAGATTTTATTCTTCTATAAATGGTACGTGTTTAAATGTTTAAGGAATAAAATTATGCTACTGTTCTATCTAACGGCTTTCTTTTTACCAAGATTAATTCTACTTCTAATAGTCACCAAGAGAAGCATAATGTAATCCAAACCTCATGAATTCCTACTAATCTGGAGATGAGGTTCATGAGCATCATCTTCACTTCAAACCTCTCCTTAGAGTTCTCGAGCTGCTTTAGTAGTTTTTCTGCAAAATCTGGAAAGGAGACGATCGAAGAAGTATACTGTAAGGCCACGatctatataaaatttatatattaataacaggcGTAGGAAAAGGGAGTAGTTAAATCAGTGAAAAGATTCATACACGGGTGAATATACTTTTAATGATGCCCAAAGTAAAGTCTTAAGGAGTCTCAAGATTTTCAGCATCAACAACTAGAGTATTTGATAAGTGCTCTAGTTAATAGTTCTCCAGGGCCTTACTTCTCAAAGGGTGGTCCACAGATCAGCAGCAGCTGGGAGCTCCTCAGAAAAGCAGAATCTGAGGCCCCACCCGAGCCCTACTGaaatcagaatctgcactttAACAAGTTGCCCAGGTGATCTGTATGCATGTTAAAGTCTGACAAACACTAATCTACAGCAGAAGTCACCAAATGTTGCCCTATACTCCAGTACAGAGAGCACTTAATAGTTCTAAACACCCAGCCACATCCTGTAATCAgctaaataaaaatctcaggggATAATAGGACCCAActccccaggtgatgccaatgtaAGCTTACTTTGAGAATTAGCGTTCTAGAATAGGGTTTCCCAGACTTTTGGTTTCCACAGactagtcttttttaaaaaaaaggaacaacaaaaGAATATCAATTTTCTATTTGGTCAAGTACAATGTGCTAATATTATGTTGTTAAAGACATGAATCTCAGAAAGGCTTGCTGttccacatttttcttattttattgtaaactGGGAGTCATTGCTTTGGAACATAATTCTCTAGGTTACAACTAACTAGTAATACTTAAGCATTTATTAACTGTCTATTAAGTGCTAGAGatcttattaatatattccctGACAACCCTGAAAGCAGGAACAAAACAGGCAGGGATAAGGCCAACAAGGAACTTGGGAAGTCATAAATACAGTACCTTGGGGGTCATGAATCAAGTGAATAGCTGAAAAATTAAACActtctggcttttttttcttcttttgtttctgaaagggagaggaaaaacatTTCCAATCTGAATTACAGTGATCATGCCCTTAGAATTCATTCAGAGTGCTAATGTGTTAAAGGCTTTTATAAAGTCTTTTagactatttaaaaagaaaaaaaaaaaatccttgttccAAAAACCTTCCTTTCAACTGGAAGAACAAAACCTGGTTTTTGCCTTTTAAAGCTAATCCCAAGATTAAACCTTGGGAATGTTCCAGCCATTAGCACCTGTGAGACTTAGAGGAATTTGgaaatacaaacattaaaaaacacacatgGGCCAAATTAATGATTTTCAGAATAATCATTACAAATTATCAATGTACTTTACTCAGGCACTCTTCTGAGAAGACATGTCTAGCAAAGACATCCTCATTTAAGCCACTGTAATCAGAAGAAGTAAAAAGTGAATTTAATCAAATTAATTTATCCAAGTCATAGATTTTGCTAGAGCTGATTACATTTATTCatctaatgtttaaaaattctagTGCTTAAAATTCATCTAGTGCTTAAAAATTCATCACATATTTCTAAGTCTTTTGCAAATGCTATTCCttgattttaaattcttaaagagCTCTGGCTAAAAACTACGTATTCTGCATTCCAATGACTCCTATCTCATTTCTCAAATACAAGTCTCACCTTGAGGACTTTCATTGCCTTTTccaactttttcttgtttttggaaCTTTTTTTCCCTGTAGCATACTGCACTAGCAGGTCTCTTGCTGTTGGTCCTTCATCCTGAAGAAGAGACTACTTTGTAAAATTGTAAACAAGGAAAATCTGCATAGAAGCAAAAAGCAGTCCTTTGATGCACTTCTTGGTTTTTATGCTCTTTGCACGcaactattaaaaatgaatacaacttttaaaatcaagtaaaaaATAGGCATACACATGTGTACAAGTGCACAATCAGGCACATACAAAGATTTTCACTTACAGCATTGATCTCTGTCTcactacatatatatgtgtgcatgtttgtgtatgtgtgtgtgtgtgtgtgtgtgtgtgtgtgtgtatatatatttttatatatattttggggggtgggtcttgctctatcacccaggctgaagtgcagtagggggatcacagctcactgcaacttcgaaCTTCCGAGCTCTAGtgaccctccctgccctgcctcctgagtagctgtgagccactgtgcctggcctgtttttgctttttataaatagaatgcaactttgtttttatttaaaaaaagaaattgaaagcaaatatttatcaaaaaggAAATGCCTAAAGAAACTATAATGCATTCATATTCTGAAGTATGTGGCGGTTCAAAGAATAAGGTAGATCTGTATGTATTAATAACTTAGAAGATCTAAATGCACTAGTAGATCTATATATATTGACACAAagaaagcaagttgcagaataatatatgttattcatatagtttttaaaaacctattattCACATGAGACTACATGTGCACATATccatatacaaatacatggaaaataaaatgattatctGTGAAGGAGGAACTGGGAAGTAGAAGACAGGGTCAAGAAAACTTTTATCTGTGGTAGCTAGAAATTTTTACGTGAAAGTTGTAAGAATCAAAAAGGAGTTACTTGTGTTAAAAATACCCTGACAAATAATGCTGGGGAAGCCCACGAAGAAAGGGTTTGATACACGAATGCCTGATattaaaaacaaccacaaaagACGGCAataaccacaaccttgcacaaacaCCATTGCAAccttacagaaaaaatatttctgcaaggACATTTTCCCAGCAGCTGCTTGTCCAACCTCGGACTGGCACCTTTCTTGCCACTGACCCTTGGATTAGccaataattatctcaaaacagtTATGTgatcctcttcatttttcctttaaaaacctttctttacctccctgaatacacACATACCTTACTATGGCAAGCATATTCCCACTGCAACGCCTTATTCctgaataaatatcattttctgttAGACAGCCTCTAACagaaacagagcaaaaccctgtctcccaaaaaataaatgaatcaacaaataaatgCCCCAttactccctccttccctcctccactctAAACTTCTGCGATGTTGATATTACCTCAACAAGTATATTGGTGACAATTTTCATTCTAAATTTACAGTGAGATACAGATACAGCTTTAGAATTAAAACAAAGGTTGAATGAatctgttttattaattatttaaccAATCTTACTGAATACAAGTGACaaattcttttttgagacagagtcttgctctgttgcccgggctagagagcagtggcatcatcatagctcaatgcaacctcaaactcctgagctcaagtgatccacctgcctcagcctcccaaatagcatGGTGaagcatgcatcaccatgcctggctaattttttctatttttagtagagttggagtctcgctcttgctcaggctggtctcgaactcctgagctcaagcaatacacccaccttggcctcccagagtgctaagagtACAGGCATggaccactgcacccagccacaaGTGACAAATTCTAAGTGGAATAAGATCTCAGCATGGCAGAACTCAATAAAGGAGAAAGGTGACATAAATTTCTAACTCAGGCAATTATGGATTTTACAATTTGTACTGAGAGCaataatgaaatgtaaaattcagAACCAGCTATGATTAAACTAACCTCAGATTCTGAGTCACTGTCCTGTTTTTCATCTTCATCCTTTCCAAGGAAGAATGTCAAAGCAGCAACTAATATCTAGAGATCAATCAGAAAAGTTATTTACTTAACTCAGCTACAACAAAGACTAACTAGTCTTGACTAAactttatacatacatatgaactaggatctgaagaaaaaaattcaaaaggtggtgagatttcttaatttaaaaaatggttttatgtTATCTCTCTCATAagtaggtaatttttaaaagcctttaacGAGATTAAAACTGCTAGGCTCTACATAGTTATCCTTCAAGTAGACTACCAAGAATTTCTACATTCTCACCCATGAAAAGTGACATTACAGCCCTTCTTTTGGGGCTTTCTAACAGAAAGCCAAGGTTGGcccttaaatttctttcagcCATGTGTATGTCAAATAGAAGAAAAGTCAAGAATCACAGGGGAAAACATGAAATAAACACCATGGCTATCATTtctaggaagaaagaaagcatcACTAAACATAAGGTGCATGTCCTCACACCACTTGCTCCTCACACACCCTATCTTCACCTTCTATCGCAGAAGCAGATCACCCGCAGACAGTTTTCACACAGCCCTACAGGTGCTTACCTTAGTCACCTTAGAGAAACATGCAGTTGTGATAACGTTGACAGTTTTGGCATCATTCCTGGGGGAAGACAATGAgtgctttgaaataaattttcattctaCTGTATTTAATACACAGACAGTggcataaaataaacaatataataaatatttctgagacATCAGAATTCCCaactgcaatattttaaaaagtcatgggTTGCTAAATTAGTTAACCACAGGCAGAACATTCAATTAAATCTTAGCCCAGTCTTATGACAGAAAATTTGCAGCCATTAAGATGGAGcatttgaagaatttttaatggCATAGGAACCTACTCAAGGTAAGTAGCGGGGGAACCCCAGAATAAAAAAAACGTAATACAGAAAAATCCcaaccatatttaaaaatgtacactaaAGAAAACATCAGGAGATACTATAAAATACTAACAGTGACTGTCTCTACATGGTGGGACTTACacataagctttaaaaaatcttttctagtTTCTCCAAATTTTCTGGTGCAATGAATGTTACTTTTCTAGTTACtaagaaaagcaaaagacatGAGTTGGGGGCACTATACCAACAAACCAAAGTATAGGAagcatattttacatatgtagGGTGAACTGACTTGAAAATTTTCACAATGGCAGAGCAGAGAGCACagattttggagtcagatagacCTGGGTTTGAAATTCAGCTCTGCCTCTTAATAGCTAAACTCTTACTAACTCTCTGAACTTCCATTTcattacctataaaatggggataattccaGATAAGCTGCATTTGTTCTCAAGTTGTTCTTCAGGTTAAACAAGATAATGCAAAGTGCCTTACTttagtagatgctcaagaaatggtAGCCAATGTTATTTAGTCATTTAGACTTAAGCCTCAATTTTCACTTCCAACTTAATCTATATAACAGAGGTATACTAAAGAGCTCAAGATAAAAAAAGGTTGTGTATGTGCTCTGTattaattacaaatgaaaaaaaggtCCCACTTCTCAAGAGACAAACATATATATTACCAGATGTTCCTCCTATAGAGTTCAATCATCACATCCAAAGATATCTTGGCTGCAGTTGCATTGCTATCCCTTAACATGGTATACATGAAATTCTGCAATacctgaagaaaagaaagagaaagaaacttaaCACACTGATGGTACAATTATACAATGCTGCAAACATGGAAAACAAAAGGGTACTTactatattcactttattgttcttatgttttgcatttatattcttGATATCAGTCACAATATGTGTATATAAAgtctgaggaaaagaaataaaaatacatacagattAAGTCTACCCAACATTTCTAACCTTGCTAAATTTGGAGAAAAGTATCAATGTGtaaaatgacttaattttatctatttttcttctatcacaaaagagaccaaaaacaagcaaaaaaaggcagctaaaaagcaaaagaaagttgccttcaaaaggttaaacatggagttaccatatgacccaatgATTctactaggtatatacccaagagaaatgaaaacatattcccATATCAATGTCCACAcaaacattcatagcagcattactcataatagcaaaaaagtggaaataacccaaatgtccattaattgatgaatggataaacaacataTCGTCTATCCATACAACAAAGTATTATTTGGCAACAAAAAGGAATACAGTaccaatacatgctacaacacgaaTCAATCATGAAAATATTAAGCTGAGTGAAAGAATCTAGCCACTAAAGACCACATATGGTATGACttcacttatataaaatatccaggaTAGGCAAGTCTATAGAGACCAAAAGTAGACTGGTGATTGCCCAGTGCTGGAAGAGATGGGGGGAACAGGACTGACTGCTAATGGGAATGGAGTTTCTTTTGGGAGtgataaaaaatgttctaaaattgattgtggtactggttgtacaactctgtgaatacactaaaaaccactgaattaactgtatgtggattatatctcaataaagt
Coding sequences within:
- the SDAD1 gene encoding protein SDA1 homolog, with product MSSRNNNKLPNNLPQLQNLIKRDPPAYIEEFLQQYNHYKSNVEIFKLQPNKPSKELAELVMFMAQIGHCYPEHLSNFPQELKDLLSYNHTVLDPDLRMTFCKALMLLRNKNLINPSSLLELFFELLRCHDKLLRKTLYTHIVTDIKNINAKHKNNKVNIVLQNFMYTMLRDSNATAAKISLDVMIELYRRNIWNDAKTVNVITTACFSKVTKILVAALTFFLGKDEDEKQDSDSESEDEGPTARDLLVQYATGKKSSKNKKKLEKAMKVLKKQKKKKKPEVFNFSAIHLIHDPQDFAEKLLKQLENSKERFEVKMMLMNLISRLVGIHELFLFNFYPFVQRFLQPHQREVTKILLFAAQASHHLVPPEIIQSLLMTVANNFVTDKNSGEVMTVGINAIKEITARCPLAMTEELLQDLAQYKTHKDKNVLMSARTLIQLFRTLNPQMLQKKFRGKPTEASIEARVQEYGELDAKDYIPGAEVLEVEKEENTENDEDGWESTSLSEEEEDADGEWVDVHHSSDEEQQEISKKLNSMPMEERKAKAAAVSTSRVLTQEDFQKIRMAQMRKELDAAPGKSQKRKYIEIDSDEEPRGELLSLRDIERLHKKPKSDKETRLATAMAGKTDRKEFVRKKTKMNPFSSSTNKEKKKQKNFMMMRYSQNVRSKTKRSFREKQLALRDALLKKRKRMK